The Zingiber officinale cultivar Zhangliang chromosome 2A, Zo_v1.1, whole genome shotgun sequence genomic sequence CGATCGAAGAGGTTAAGCCGCCAGGAAATAGAACACTCACTACTTCGAGCAGCATCTTGATGTCTGGTTCTGGAACAGGATCCCCAATTATGTGAAGACCCTCTTTTAGCTCTTCGAGGGTCAGGCTGCCATTGTTGTCCTTGTCCATCATATGAAACATCTGCTTAATATCAGCTGCTTCCTCCACTGGCAATTGCTCAGCTACGACCTGTGAAGTATATATCATATGAAATGTTAAAGCTTCTtcagaaaaataaaaactataaccACAAAACCCCACTCACTCTCAAGGCTTTCTTCTTGAATCTGTTCATCGCTGAGAACTGCTGCAGCCTAGTTCTGACAGTTTCGCCGAGCGAGATGTTGGGAGCCATGTTAGCATTCTGAAGCCAAGGATGCTCTGTTCTCACAAAGGCAAGAACAGTTCCATGTGAATATGTTTTCAGTCAGCGAAGAGTTAGATGGAGAGGAGAAAGAAATTCTTACCGAGAACTCGTTTAGCTGTCAACCTggtcgacggatcgggatcgagCATTCGTCGTACGAGATCCTTGGCGTTTACTGATATCTGCGGCCAAGGTTCTCTTTTAAAATCTACGGAGGACTTAAGAATAGCCTGCACGATTCCCTCATCATTTTCTACAAAGAACAACTACAGACAGGTTAATCGACATCGGTGCGATCGATTGATCGTATCGCAAGCATCTGAAATTTCAACTGCTTGCCTGCCCAAAAAGGTGGAACTCCACTCAACAAGATGTAAAGAATAACCCCAGCACTCCACACGTCTACTTCTGGCCCGTAGTTCTTGTTAAGCACCTCCGGTGCTATGTAATACAGACTTCCTACGACTTTAGAGAAGCGCTGacctaaagaagaagaaagaatacTGTGTCTGATCGAGATGGAGCGAAGAATGCAGCAGAGAAGAAGACCTACCAGGCTTAAAAAATACAGAGAGGCCGAAGTCAATTGCCTTGAGGGGCGAATCTTCTGTTTTATCAGAAAACAAGAAGTTTTCAGGTTTCAAATCTCGGTGTATCACGCCATTTTCATGGCATATCTATAGAAAACAGAGAACCAAGATCGTCATCGGTTAAGGATGATTAATTTAGTTTGTTGATATAGTTTGAATGAATGAGGATCTATCATCTATAGGGATGGATTACCTGCACGACCTGGACGATGGTCTTGACGATGTTGGCGGCGGCGCGCTCGGAGTAGTGGCCGTGGGCGACGATGCGGTCGAAGAGCTCGCCGCCCTCGCAGACCTCCATGACGAGGTGGACGGACTCGGAGTCCTCGTAGGCCTCCCGGAGGCTGACGAAGTTGGGGTGGCGCGGCAGCGCGCGCATGATCTGCACCTCCCGGCGCACGTCCGCCATGTCCGCCCTGCTCCGGATCTTGCGCTTGGAGATGGTCTTGCACGCGAGTGCCTCGCCGGTCTCGGATTCGGAGCAGCGGCGCGTGATGCCGAATTCGCCCCGGCCGAGCTCGGCCCCTAGCCGGTAGCGCCGCAGGAAGTCAGCGGAGGCGGGTGGGGCGTCGAGGATGGAGATGGGGGAGGCTGAGCGAGAGTCAAAATCGTCATCGTCATCGTCGCCGTCGTCATCGTCTTCGTTAGTGTAGGGGAGGCAGCGGATGCTCCGGCGCGAGTGCTTCTTGTTGCGGCCGGGGAAGGAGTCGGAGTAAGGGGGGATGGAGTAGCAGCCTCCCATTCTCCTCTCTTTCCGCTGCCTTTCCTCGGTCTCTCTGTCTCAGTCGTCGGAGGAAGGCGTTGAAGAGAGGAGGAAAGTTTCCGGTGCGTGGTTTGCCGGCGATGGCGGGATCAGGTTGTTGGCGCCTTTTTTAGTAAATCTTTTAACGGTCGGGAGGACCGTCAAAGTCTTcccattatttatttatttttcataaatattcaaaatatatattctaTATTCTGTTTTATCAAAGGGCACATTTCAATATAATTATATTATTGGAACAAGATGTTCAAGT encodes the following:
- the LOC122041899 gene encoding calcium-dependent protein kinase 21-like, producing MGGCYSIPPYSDSFPGRNKKHSRRSIRCLPYTNEDDDDGDDDDDDFDSRSASPISILDAPPASADFLRRYRLGAELGRGEFGITRRCSESETGEALACKTISKRKIRSRADMADVRREVQIMRALPRHPNFVSLREAYEDSESVHLVMEVCEGGELFDRIVAHGHYSERAAANIVKTIVQVVQICHENGVIHRDLKPENFLFSDKTEDSPLKAIDFGLSVFFKPGQRFSKVVGSLYYIAPEVLNKNYGPEVDVWSAGVILYILLSGVPPFWAENDEGIVQAILKSSVDFKREPWPQISVNAKDLVRRMLDPDPSTRLTAKRVLEHPWLQNANMAPNISLGETVRTRLQQFSAMNRFKKKALRVVAEQLPVEEAADIKQMFHMMDKDNNGSLTLEELKEGLHIIGDPVPEPDIKMLLEVADVDGNGTLDCEEFMTVSVHLKKISSEEQLTKAFNYFDKDGSGYIEMDELREALHEGDAPSEQVIWEIISDVDTDKDGRISYQEFELMMKSGCDWRNGSRQYSRQLFSNLSKKLLKDN